One window of Corallococcus caeni genomic DNA carries:
- a CDS encoding GNAT family N-acetyltransferase: MNDVNLVEIARRFERKQATSAVALATDSAPLADGWMAFGGVGSYINKSCGYGFERAVTDAELDALVDFFASRGVEPKAELSPFAPQALLKGLADRGFVLREFETVLYRPLPAGEDLSLLARSAAPSLRVERVDPSDDAAVRRFVEVAGSGFVPEGEPMPEIFWEMGLKAARNPSSDSYMAWLDGEPAGAGSCEVSDGLTTLFGTSVLPAYRRRGVQQALIAARLARGREKGSDLAAIMSSPGIPTERNAMRLGFQMAYSRAVLVKPGAGLEPSP; the protein is encoded by the coding sequence ATGAACGACGTGAACCTGGTGGAGATCGCTCGGCGGTTCGAACGCAAGCAGGCCACCTCCGCGGTGGCGCTGGCGACGGACTCCGCGCCGCTCGCCGACGGCTGGATGGCGTTCGGCGGCGTGGGCTCGTACATCAACAAGTCGTGCGGCTACGGCTTCGAGCGTGCCGTCACGGACGCGGAGCTGGACGCACTGGTGGACTTCTTCGCCTCGCGCGGGGTGGAGCCCAAGGCGGAGCTGAGCCCCTTCGCGCCGCAGGCCCTGCTGAAGGGGCTGGCGGACCGGGGCTTCGTGCTGCGCGAGTTCGAGACGGTGCTGTACCGGCCGCTCCCCGCGGGAGAGGACCTGTCGCTGCTGGCGCGGAGCGCGGCTCCGAGCCTGCGCGTCGAGCGGGTGGATCCGTCCGACGACGCGGCGGTGCGCAGATTCGTGGAGGTCGCCGGCAGCGGCTTCGTCCCGGAAGGCGAGCCGATGCCGGAGATCTTCTGGGAGATGGGATTGAAGGCGGCGCGCAACCCCTCCTCGGACTCGTACATGGCTTGGCTCGACGGCGAGCCGGCGGGGGCGGGGAGCTGCGAGGTGAGCGACGGGCTCACGACCCTGTTCGGAACGTCGGTGCTGCCGGCGTACCGGCGGCGCGGCGTGCAGCAGGCGCTCATCGCCGCGCGGCTGGCTCGGGGGCGGGAGAAGGGCAGCGACCTGGCCGCCATCATGTCCTCGCCCGGCATCCCCACGGAGCGCAACGCCATGCGCCTGGGCTTCCAGATGGCCTACTCCCGCGCCGTGCTGGTGAAGCCCGGCGCGGGGCTGGAGCCGTCGCCCTGA
- a CDS encoding GON domain-containing protein, with product MNHLKSAAVPRFSRRAKTLTWSLLALAAAGCGASDTSSTPATNTQALTALPASCLDIRTAQPGAPDGSYVLYVAGDVTASWTAYCRDMAGTPKEYLALPHKEPGSNFSQYTAGDASPGTDVRTSYLQLRIDPATLRVDTADQTFATSTGQLTHSPDTVTSMPYGVAMACGGGQGVGNIDLRSTPFTVDAESFGVGGASASGAAVIREDGQVVDLSGGGFCGWVGLVGSFNPYNQQGGTLQLHYRGGDRPATCQDLRAARPGAPDGEYALFVNKDPLKRWTAWCKDMAGTPKEYLPLVHTEDGANYSQYTAGGNSPGTDVRTRYTRVRMNPVTLAVDTGDQTFATSTGALRHVDKEPVTAMTYAAAMGCSRTGLANVDLRGTPFSVRSGAIGKFGPSSSSSWWAFSANNQVVEMRGYGGCGWVGPQGSYNPFNQNGALLPLAYTVPQP from the coding sequence ATGAACCACTTGAAGTCCGCCGCCGTCCCCCGCTTCTCCCGCCGCGCGAAGACCCTGACCTGGAGCCTCCTGGCCCTCGCGGCCGCCGGCTGCGGCGCCAGCGACACCTCCAGCACGCCCGCGACGAACACCCAGGCACTCACCGCGCTGCCCGCGAGCTGCCTGGACATCCGCACCGCCCAGCCCGGAGCGCCGGACGGGTCCTACGTGCTGTACGTGGCCGGTGACGTCACCGCGTCGTGGACCGCGTACTGCCGCGACATGGCCGGCACGCCGAAGGAGTACCTCGCCCTGCCGCACAAGGAGCCTGGCTCCAACTTCTCGCAGTACACTGCGGGCGACGCCTCGCCCGGCACCGACGTCCGCACGTCCTACCTCCAGCTGCGCATCGACCCCGCGACCCTGCGCGTGGACACCGCCGACCAGACCTTCGCCACCTCCACGGGCCAGCTGACGCACTCGCCGGACACCGTCACCTCCATGCCCTACGGCGTGGCCATGGCGTGCGGCGGCGGACAGGGCGTGGGCAACATCGACCTCCGGAGCACCCCGTTCACGGTGGACGCGGAGTCGTTCGGCGTGGGCGGCGCGAGCGCGTCCGGTGCCGCCGTCATCCGCGAGGACGGCCAGGTCGTCGACCTGTCCGGCGGCGGCTTCTGCGGCTGGGTGGGGCTCGTGGGCAGCTTCAACCCCTACAACCAGCAGGGCGGCACGCTCCAGCTCCACTACCGCGGAGGGGACCGTCCCGCGACGTGCCAGGACCTCCGCGCCGCCCGCCCTGGCGCGCCGGACGGTGAGTACGCGCTGTTCGTGAACAAGGATCCGCTGAAGCGCTGGACGGCGTGGTGCAAGGACATGGCCGGCACGCCCAAGGAGTACCTGCCCCTCGTGCACACGGAGGATGGCGCCAACTACTCGCAGTACACGGCGGGAGGGAACTCGCCGGGCACCGACGTGCGGACCCGATACACGCGCGTCAGGATGAACCCCGTCACCCTCGCCGTGGACACCGGGGACCAGACCTTCGCGACGTCCACCGGGGCGCTCAGGCACGTCGACAAGGAGCCGGTGACGGCCATGACCTACGCGGCGGCCATGGGGTGCAGCCGCACGGGCCTGGCCAACGTGGACCTGCGGGGCACGCCGTTCTCCGTGCGCTCGGGGGCCATTGGCAAGTTCGGCCCCTCCAGCAGCTCGTCGTGGTGGGCGTTCAGCGCCAACAACCAGGTGGTGGAGATGCGCGGCTACGGCGGCTGCGGCTGGGTGGGCCCCCAGGGCAGCTACAACCCGTTCAACCAGAACGGCGCGCTGCTGCCCCTGGCGTACACCGTGCCGCAGCCGTAG